In Vanacampus margaritifer isolate UIUO_Vmar chromosome 18, RoL_Vmar_1.0, whole genome shotgun sequence, a genomic segment contains:
- the LOC144038374 gene encoding D(1)-like dopamine receptor, producing MQDTRDALSQRQAGEEHGSGDVSVGRALTGLVLCALIVSTLLGNTLVCAAVVKFRHLRSKVTNSFVISLAVSDLFVAVLVMPWRAVSEVAGAWLFGRFCDTWVAFDIMCSTASILNLCIISMDRYWAISSPFRYERKMTRRFALLMIGVAWTLSILISFIPVQLNWHRDARAGDGAPPPPDDCNASLNRTYAIASSLISFYIPVLIMVGTYTRIFRIAQTQIRRISSLERAPAPARTPARTPARTPARTPARAPARTPGPRASAHDESALKSSFKRETKVLKTLSIIMGVFVFCWLPFFVLNCLVPFCQADAPGAPPCVSDTTFSIFVWFGWANSSLNPVIYAFNADFRKAFATILGCNRLCSSSAVEAVDFSNEMVSYHHDTTLHKEAAGAGPGAAPAGPQHGFDRVSLVSRDSRNRADPPLPAILQSQCEADISLDMTLPFADPYAVPGHVQDM from the coding sequence ATGCAGGACACTCGGGACGCGCTTAGCCAGCGGCAGGCGGGCGAGGAGCACGGGTCCGGGGACGTGAGCGTGGGCCGCGCGCTGACCGGCCTGGTTCTGTGCGCCCTGATCGTGTCCACGCTGCTGGGCAACACGCTGGTGTGCGCCGCCGTGGTCAAGTTCCGCCACCTGCGCTCCAAAGTCACCAACTCGTTCGTCATCTCGCTGGCCGTGTCCGACCTGTTCGTGGCCGTGCTGGTCATGCCGTGGCGCGCCGTGTCCGAGGTGGCGGGCGCGTGGCTCTTCGGCCGCTTCTGCGACACGTGGGTGGCCTTCGACATCATGTGCTCCACGGCGTCCATCCTCAACCTGTGCATCATCAGCATGGACCGCTACTGGGCCATCTCCAGCCCCTTCCGCTACGAGCGCAAGATGACGCGCCGCTTCGCCCTGCTGATGATCGGCGTGGCCTGGACGCTGTCCATCCTCATCTCCTTCATCCCCGTGCAGCTCAACTGGCACCGGGACGCGCGCGCGGGCGACGGCGCGCCCCCGCCGCCCGACGACTGCAACGCCAGCCTCAATCGCACCTACGCCATCGCCTCGTCCCTCATCAGCTTCTACATCCCCGTGCTCATCATGGTGGGCACGTACACGCGCATCTTCCGCATCGCGCAGACGCAAATCCGCCGCATCTCGTCGCTGGAGCGCGCGCCGGCCCCTGCCCGGACCCCGGCTCGGACCCCGGCTCGGACCCCGGCTCGGACCCCGGCGCGGGCTCCGGCGCGGACCCCGGGCCCGCGCGCCTCCGCGCACGACGAGAGCGCGCTGAAAAGCTCCTTCAAGAGGGAGACCAAAGTGCTGAAGACGCTGTCCATCATCATGGGCGTGTTCGTCTTCTGCTGGCTGCCCTTCTTCGTGCTCAACTGCCTGGTGCCGTTCTGCCAGGCGGACGCGCCCGGCGCGCCGCCCTGCGTCAGCGACACCACCTTCAGCATCTTCGTGTGGTTCGGATGGGCCAACTCCTCGCTCAACCCGGTCATCTACGCCTTCAACGCCGACTTCCGCAAGGCCTTCGCCACCATCCTGGGCTGCAACCGCCTCTGCTCCAGCTCGGCCGTGGAGGCCGTGGACTTCAGCAACGAAATGGTGTCCTACCACCACGACACCACCCTGCATAAGGAGGCGGCGGGTGCCGGGCCTGGCGCCGCGCCCGCCGGACCCCAGCACGGCTTTGACCGGGTGTCCCTGGTGTCCCGCGACTCTCGGAACCGCGCCGACCCGCCGCTGCCCGCCATCTTGCAGAGTCAGTGCGAGGCCGACATCTCGCTGGACATGACCTTGCCCTTCGCTGACCCCTACGCCGTCCCGGGTCACGTGCAGGACATGTGA
- the LOC144038764 gene encoding uncharacterized protein LOC144038764, whose protein sequence is MREVFVEHQVGVVNAAQVCWMTTNEQREQHLSSSRRKLQSCSSVTSRQLSCRVAPPRLDMGTGLAARFSWICLLLLGNAASAPVQHKYQPRPPYKSSSGPASSPEGLRPSLLTLQQMYAADPTPVSQPPSSPEIPSQASPSDANKRLVAYARNSNKRSGVPAAGSGWPFYDPTASNAGQHVKTMIASAAKQSWPLYSPVFEPSSSFESPTAPQSPVAGKGQLSANQQLGWADYSKVDVKLPSYKPSTGGVKGQHVMDVGGNLPPSWATYSQVYELPTRGVKGRPQSTVKGQQASNPGGNLQQSWAAYSQVYDHPTDPVVPPGVVKGSPQSTVKGQQASNPGGNQPQSWAGYSQVYDPVVPLGGVKGSPESTVKGQQTSNPGGNLQQSWAAYSKVYDHPTDPVVPPGVVKGSPQSTVKGQQASNPGGNQPQSWAGYSQVYDPVVPLGGVKGSPESTVKGQQTSNPGGNLQQSWAVYSKVYDHPTDPVVPPGGVKGSPQSAVKVSNPLSNQQQSWAGYNQVYDPVVPLGGVKGSPQSTVKGQTASNPGSNLQQSWAAYSQVYDPPTDPVVPVDALKGQTASNPGSNLQQSWAAYSKVYDHPTDPVVPPGGVKGQKVSNPLSNLQQSWAGYNQVYDSVVPLGGVKVSPQSTVKSQQASNPGDNQPQSWARYSQVYDPVGPDDVKGSPQSTVKGQTASNPGSNLQQSWAAYSKVYDHPTDPVVPPAGVKGSPQSAVKGQVFNPLGNLQQSWAGYNQVYDPVVPLGGVKGQKDSNPGSNLQQSWAAYGQVYDPPTDPVVPPAGVKVSNPLSNQQQSWAAYGQVYDPPTDPVAHPGGVKESPSVPVKGQQASNPVENLQQRWAAYSSVEEQPSSPQPATSLVKVNAGGNLPPNWAAYSNVYDQASGYLPPIPVVPPGTVKGQQSWATYASVEAQPSEADTVKGKVAVNPAGGLPPSWELYHPVYEPSSSFEPPMAPESPAPAKGQVAAHQGWAFYSPVDVQPPSYKPSRVDTVKGQTALNAGGSLPPSWAAYSKVFYPPSDPVVPPGGVKGSHQSTVKGQPASSPGGNPQQSWDAYRYQPQTVPEGVKGQQVVTAGGNLPPSWAAYSKVFYPPSDPVVPPGGVKGSHPSTVKGLPASNPGGNPQQSWDAYSKVYEPTYSYQPQTVPEGVKGQQVVNAGGNLPFSWETYSQVYEPPTVPGGVKGTRQSTVKGQQASLPGGSLQQSWAASDSEAHPSSYKVDTVQGQPSVNPVGSLPSSWALYEQPSPTALESPIAAKGQLSGGNLHQGWAMYSPVDVQPPSYKPSSGVDLVKRQPVVNVGVNLPQSWAASSKGYYPPTSLVAPPDTVKGQPASSPGGNLQQSWSAYNQGQQLPSYKPPTAPGLSAGKGHSAGFQTHMAPSPGGVQIGTGKGPAAPHQSWAAYSSAYWSPSSNPSVAPLPSPGGAYVSLPAGKANAASDYSRKFGSGWATYGQVFNPVSKYQPSSPAAGTELQSATKGVNSQVSGPLKSGGVQMSSGKRHPADGQLSAWSFNHGASGLQDSDTKVGPYKRTSSQPGYPSDGLDQLSLNPSDLWSSQQELSTDDDDDDDEEDKQELPTYVVHNRNGYEQERKEFSRMHYSQKDWHPHVPYLGGPGGLPGIGTKG, encoded by the exons ATGCGTGAGGTTTTCGTCGAGCATCAGGTGGGCGTGGTCAATGCGGCGCAGGTGTGTTGGATGACGACTAACGAGCAACGTGAGCAGCATTtaagcagcagcaggaggaagTTGCAGTCATGCTCAAGCGTCACTTCTCGTCAGCTGTCGTGCAGAGTTGCTCCCCCGCGTTTGGACATGGGGACCGGACTCGCCGCAAG GTTTTCTTGGATCTGCTTGCTGTTACTCGGCAATGCTGCAAGTGCTCCGGTGCAACACAAGT ACCAGCCCAGGCCTCCTTACAAGTCCAGTTCTGGGCCGGCCTCCTCGCCGGAAGGCCTGCGCCCGTCCCTCCTGACCTTGCAGCAAATGTACGCTGCCGATCCCACCCCTGTCAGCCAGCCTCCGTCAAGCCCCGAGATTCCCAGCCAGGCTTCCCCAAGCGACGCCAACAAGCGCCTTGTGGCCTACGCACGCAACTCCAACAAGCGCTCTGGCGTTCCAGCTGCTGGTTCAGgatggccattttatgatccaACAGCCTCAAATGCCGGCCAACATGTTAAAACTATGATAGCGTCAGCAGCTAAACAAAGTTGGCCATTATACAGTCCTGTGTTTGAACCGTCTTCCAGTTTTGAATCTCCAACTGCTCCTCAGAGTCCTGTTGCTGGAAAGGGGCAACTTTCAGCCAACCAGCAACTAGGTTGGGCAGACTACAGTAAAGTTGATGTGAAGCTTCCCAGCTACAAACCCTCAACTGGTGGTGTCAAGGGGCAGCATGTAATGGACGTAGGTGGCAACCTTCCCCCAAGTTGGGCAACATACAGTCAAGTCTATGAGCTACCAACTAGGGGTGTGAAAGGGCGTCCTCAAAGTACTGTGAAAGGTCAGCAAGCATCTAATCCTGGTGGCAACCTGCAACAAAGTTGGGCTGCGTACAGTCAAGTCTATGATCATCCAACTGATCCTGTCGTTCCTCCTGGTGTTGTGAAAGGGAGTCCTCAAAGTACTGTGAAAGGTCAGCAAGCATCTAATCCTGGTGGCAACCAGCCACAAAGTTGGGCAGGATACAGTCAAGTCTATGATCCTGTGGTTCCTCTTGGTGGTGTGAAAGGGAGTCCAGAAAGTACTGTGAAAGGTCAGCAAACCTCTAATCCTGGTGGCAACCTGCAACAGAGTTGGGCCGCGTACAGTAAAGTCTATGATCACCCAACTGATCCTGTCGTTCCTCCTGGTGTTGTGAAAGGGAGTCCTCAAAGTACTGTGAAAGGTCAGCAAGCATCTAATCCTGGTGGCAACCAGCCACAAAGTTGGGCAGGATACAGTCAAGTCTATGATCCTGTGGTTCCTCTTGGTGGTGTGAAAGGGAGTCCAGAAAGTACTGTGAAAGGTCAGCAAACCTCTAATCCTGGTGGCAACCTGCAACAGAGTTGGGCCGTGTACAGTAAAGTCTATGATCACCCAACTGATCCTGTGGTTCCTCCTGGTGGTGTGAAAGGGAGTCCTCAAAGTGCCGTGAAAGTATCTAACCCTCTTAGCAACCAGCAACAAAGTTGGGCAGGTTACAATCAAGTCTATGATCCTGTGGTTCCTCTTGGTGGTGTGAAAGGGAGTCCTCAAAGTACCGTGAAAGGGCAGACGGCATCTAATCCTGGTAGCAACCTGCAACAGAGTTGGGCCGCGTACAGTCAAGTCTAtgatccaccaactgatccTGTGGTTCCTGTTGATGCTTTGAAAGGGCAGACTGCATCTAATCCTGGTAGCAACCTGCAACAGAGTTGGGCCGCATACAGTAAAGTCTATGATCACCCAACTGATCCTGTGGTTCCTCCTGGTGGTGTGAAAGGTCAGAAAGTATCTAACCCTCTTAGCAACCTGCAACAAAGTTGGGCAGGTTACAATCAAGTCTATGATTCTGTGGTTCCTCTTGGTGGTGTGAAAGTGAGTCCTCAAAGTACTGTGAAAAGTCAGCAAGCATCTAATCCTGGTGACAACCAGCCACAAAGTTGGGCAAGATACAGTCAAGTCTATGATCCTGTAGGTCCTGATGATGTGAAAGGGAGTCCTCAAAGTACTGTGAAAGGGCAGACGGCATCTAATCCTGGTAGCAACCTGCAACAGAGTTGGGCCGCATACAGTAAAGTCTATGATCACCCAACTGATCCTGTCGTTCCTCCTGCTGGTGTGAAAGGCAGTCCTCAAAGTGCCGTGAAAGGTCAAGTGTTTAACCCTCTTGGCAACCTGCAGCAGAGTTGGGCAGGTTACAATCAAGTCTATGATCCTGTAGTTCCTCTTGGTGGTGTGAAAGGTCAGAAAGACTCTAATCCTGGTAGCAACCTGCAACAAAGTTGGGCCGCATACGGTCAAGTCTAtgatccaccaactgatccTGTCGTTCCTCCTGCTGGTGTGAAAGTATCTAACCCTCTTAGCAACCAGCAACAAAGTTGGGCCGCATACGGTCAAGTCTAtgatccaccaactgatccTGTGGCTCATCCTGGTGGAGTTAAAGAGAGTCCTTCTGTCCCTGTAAAAGGGCAGCAGGCATCTAATCCTGTTGAGAACCTGCAACAAAGATGGGCAGCATACAGTTCAGTTGAGGAGCAACCTTCCAGTCCCCAACCTGCAACTAGTTTAGTCAAAGTGAATGCCGGTGGCAACCTTCCCCCAAATTGGGCAGCCTACAGTAATGTCTATGATCAGGCATCCGGTTATCTACCACCAATTCCTGTGGTTCCTCCTGGCACTGTCAAAGGGCAACAAAGTTGGGCAACATACGCTTCAGTTGAGGCACAACCTTCCGAAGCTGACACGGTCAAGGGGAAAGTAGCAGTAAATCCAGCTGGTGGTCTGCCCCCAAGTTGGGAATTATACCATCCAGTATATGAGCCCTCTTCAAGTTTCGAACCCCCAATGGCTCCTGAAAGTCCCGCCCCTGCAAAGGGACAAGTTGCAGCTCACCAAGGTTGGGCCTTTTATAGTCCAGTTGATGTGCAACCTCCCAGCTACAAACCCTCTAGAGTTGACACTGTCAAAGGGCAGACGGCATTGAATGCAGGTGGCAGCCTTCCCCCAAGTTGGGCCGCATACAGTAAAGTGTTTTACCCACCGTCTGATCCTGTGGTTCCTCCTGGTGGTGTGAAAGGGAGTCATCAAAGTACTGTGAAAGGGCAGCCGGCATCTAGTCCTGGTGGCAACCCGCAACAAAGTTGGGACGCATACCGTTACCAACCACAAACTGTTCCTGAGGGTGTGAAAGGGCAGCAAGTAGTGACTGCAGGTGGCAACCTTCCCCCAAGTTGGGCTGCATACAGTAAAGTGTTTTACCCACCGTCTGATCCTGTGGTTCCTCCTGGTGGTGTGAAAGGGAGTCATCCAAGTACTGTGAAAGGGCTGCCGGCATCTAATCCTGGTGGCAACCCGCAACAAAGTTGGGACGCCTACAGTAAAGTCTATGAGCCAACATACAGTTACCAACCACAAACTGTTCCTGAGGGTGTGAAAGGGCAGCAAGTAGTGAATGCAGGTGGCAACCTTCCCTTCAGTTGGGAAACATACAGTCAAGTCTACGAGCCACCAACTGTTCCTGGTGGAGTCAAAGGGACTCGGCAAAGCACTGTGAAAGGTCAGCAAGCATCTCTTCCAGGTGGAAGCCTGCAACAAAGTTGGGCAGCGTCTGACTCAGAGGCGCACCCTTCCAGCTACAAAGTTGACACTGTCCAGGGGCAACCGTCAGTGAATCCGGTTGGCAGCCTACCCTCAAGTTGGGCATTGTATGAGCAACCTTCCCCAACGGCTCTTGAGAGTCCCATTGCTGCAAAGGGACAACTTTCTGGTGGAAACCTGCACCAAGGTTGGGCAATGTACAGTCCAGTTGATGTGCAACCTCCCAGCTACAAACCCTCAAGTGGAGTTGACTTGGTCAAAAGGCAGCCAGTTGTGAATGTGGGCGTCAACCTTCCTCAAAGTTGGGCAGCATCCAGTAAAGGTTATTATCCACCAACTTCTCTTGTGGCTCCTCCTGACACTGTGAAAGGGCAGCCGGCATCTAGTCCTGGTGGCAACCTGCAACAAAGCTGGTCCGCATACAATCAAGGTCAGCAACTTCCCAGTTACAAGCCCCCAACTGCTCCTGGTCTGAGTGCTGGCAAGGGGCACTCGGCAGGCTTTCAAACCCACATGGCACCCTCCCCTGGTGGAGTCCAAATTGGCACCGGGAAGGGGCCGGCAGCACCTCATCAAAGTTGGGCGGCATACAGTTCAGCCTATTGGTCTCCCAGCTCCAACCCTTCAGTTGCCCCCCTTCCATCTCCTGGTGGCGCTTATGTGAGTCTTCCTGCTGGAAAGGCCAACGCAGCATCTGACTATAGTCGAAAGTTTGGCTCTGGTTGGGCAACTTATGGTCAAGTCTTTAATCCAGTGTCCAAATACCAACCTTCAAGTCCTGCTGCTGGCACTGAGCTCCAATCTGCTACCAAAGGTGTGAACAGTCAAGTCTCTGGTCCACTTAAAAGTGGTGGTGTACAAATGAGCAGCGGAAAACGACACCCAGCAGATGGTCAACTTTCCGCCTGGTCCTTCAATCACGGCGCTTCTGGACTTCAAGACTCCGACACCAAGGTGGGCCCTTACAAGCGGACTTCCTCCCAGCCAGGCTACCCCAGCGACGGTTTGGACCAGCTTTCCCTGAACCCAAGTGACCTTTGGTCATCTCAGCAAGAGCTTtccactgatgatgatgatgatgatgatgaggaggacaAGCAGGAGCTTCCAACTTATGTTGTTCACAACCGGAACGGCTACGAGCAAGAGCGAAAAGAATTCTCCAGAATGCATTATTCCCAAAAGGATTGGCATCCCCACGTTCCTTACCTGGGAGGGCCTGGAGGACTACCAGGGATTGGCACCAAAG GATGA